Proteins encoded by one window of Rubrobacter naiadicus:
- a CDS encoding PucR family transcriptional regulator: MDLGEFTRSLTERLGGRCLADGEPEKPLSGIALEDETDGWLSPGEAAVVWRGGLDEDLLVRLRREGCPAVVWRTKKDPPEEYASVASSLGLALITLPPEVPLRSLMELFPAPEESLLLSHQVGKDLVGRIGDGSSVQDVAERISKLLGRDVVVEDPVGRLIWGEGTPLRAALDRLDLRASRSSGVAETRRERRDRYARLPDGFFSIPLERWRVGEEEFHWVPVGREKPMGYLWVDLSQKPLLSEDVIVLYWARLVLEGELSKERVRLETELGVRGDFMDDLVDGHYGSVDILLQRARYLGADLSEGALTVIFDIDEFAEYLERRRLGESSIQELKRRLAEAVRLQSRQLFSNFLLGPRSDNVILLIGPNSKGGSEEVVERAPELASRVQRYVKGLLPELTISVGIGRYAKDPKDLPEAYSEAEVALEIGHRIHGPSAISTFESTGTYKLLFRVLQEDPEEIESFYRDTLEPVVAYDSRYGTELVNTLITYLKNDASMAKTASEIFAHRHTIRYRLERIRELTGLDVDKSEDREQLTLGIKAMQLLGRHPEQTSSFSDR; this comes from the coding sequence GTGGACCTCGGGGAATTCACGCGGTCTCTCACGGAGCGGCTCGGGGGCCGCTGTCTGGCGGACGGAGAACCGGAGAAGCCGCTCTCCGGGATAGCCCTCGAAGACGAGACGGACGGCTGGCTCTCACCGGGAGAGGCCGCCGTAGTCTGGCGCGGCGGTCTCGACGAGGATCTTCTCGTCCGGCTGAGGCGGGAAGGGTGCCCGGCCGTGGTCTGGCGCACGAAAAAAGACCCCCCGGAAGAATACGCCTCCGTTGCGAGCTCGCTCGGGCTCGCCCTCATCACGCTCCCTCCCGAAGTGCCGTTGCGCAGTCTGATGGAGCTCTTCCCGGCCCCGGAGGAGTCGCTCCTCCTCTCCCACCAGGTAGGGAAGGATCTCGTCGGGCGCATCGGTGACGGCTCCTCGGTCCAGGACGTGGCGGAGAGGATCTCGAAGCTGCTGGGAAGAGACGTCGTGGTCGAGGATCCGGTGGGGCGTCTGATCTGGGGCGAAGGCACCCCCCTGCGCGCCGCGCTCGACCGGCTGGACCTGAGGGCCTCCAGGAGTTCCGGTGTGGCGGAGACCAGGAGGGAGCGCCGGGACCGCTACGCCCGGCTGCCGGACGGCTTCTTCTCGATACCTCTGGAGCGGTGGCGGGTGGGAGAAGAGGAGTTTCACTGGGTCCCCGTGGGCAGGGAGAAGCCCATGGGCTACCTGTGGGTCGACCTCTCGCAGAAACCCCTGCTATCCGAAGACGTGATCGTGCTCTACTGGGCCCGCCTCGTGCTGGAGGGGGAGCTGAGCAAGGAGCGTGTCCGGCTCGAAACCGAGCTCGGCGTTCGGGGCGATTTCATGGACGATCTGGTCGACGGACACTACGGATCGGTCGATATCCTGCTGCAGCGGGCGCGCTACCTGGGTGCGGATCTCTCCGAGGGAGCGCTCACCGTCATCTTCGACATCGACGAATTCGCCGAATACCTGGAACGCCGCCGGCTCGGGGAGTCCTCCATCCAGGAGCTCAAGCGGAGGCTCGCGGAAGCCGTGCGACTGCAGAGCCGGCAACTCTTCTCCAACTTCCTGCTCGGCCCGCGCTCGGACAACGTCATCCTCCTGATAGGGCCCAACAGCAAAGGGGGTTCCGAGGAGGTCGTCGAGCGGGCCCCGGAACTCGCCTCGCGCGTGCAGCGCTACGTGAAAGGACTCCTCCCGGAGCTCACCATCTCGGTCGGCATCGGACGCTACGCCAAAGACCCCAAGGATCTGCCAGAGGCGTACTCCGAGGCCGAGGTAGCGCTCGAGATCGGGCACCGCATCCATGGGCCCTCCGCCATCTCGACCTTCGAGAGCACCGGCACCTACAAGCTGCTCTTCCGGGTGCTGCAGGAGGATCCGGAAGAGATAGAGTCGTTCTACAGGGACACGCTGGAACCGGTCGTCGCCTACGACTCCCGCTACGGAACCGAGCTGGTCAACACCCTGATCACGTACCTCAAGAACGACGCCTCGATGGCGAAGACCGCCTCCGAGATCTTCGCCCACCGGCACACGATCCGCTACCGGCTGGAGCGGATAAGGGAGCTCACCGGCCTGGACGTGGACAAGAGCGAGGACCGCGAGCAGCTCACGCTCGGGATAAAGGCGATGCAGCTCCTCGGTCGCCACCCGGAGCAGACCTCCAGCTTCTCCGACCGTTAG